The Oncorhynchus tshawytscha isolate Ot180627B linkage group LG30, Otsh_v2.0, whole genome shotgun sequence genome includes a region encoding these proteins:
- the LOC112236569 gene encoding RING finger protein 214 isoform X1 yields the protein MDEIDWGLALEEDMARETSATGNPEQQYNPWSNQSNPWSEPGYTSESVGELDKLASGDGQHVTHMKKQQGVQTDAWTADKDVNTDLDWESLMRSVDEYSTHLAMQYEELMKHQEEDEADHGSQVDSLVQKKDEGVHQQQALLDKIESLHVKLQLNCCKTTRKNFAVKKQELSMEKSKMEEERNRLSQELEETTRKLALLIEEQNQEKLMWERELADLNTEMERLQEESEETTQRALQEEIAALEMQRDVTMSEVDDWLKEADQYINTLGLDSSQQQHMHHRLEWENNVAVVHSSLAGLQNQFKDYLHLLQQGQPMESLPGITLPPLPQVPMMGPPKAMGMTFTSQQHHRAAFTAPARVTPPPAPSSTPPASALAQHPAAPPVSQSTTTMTSAQSLPSNNPPTAGKLDNLLKRLGDRFPQCNRTQLMSVLQQIKNSRGTMAGMSIDDVIKQVAQRLAQNEKPAPGPIRPPSADRGVPGYPDPIQRPPGPIQRPTHPPQKPAVTQVFQTRPPQPVAVSNRKLCLMCQKHLEADSQHPMSCAHTVHKDCISVWLQSSKYNACPFCPAK from the exons atGGACGAAATCGACTGGGGATTGGCGCTGGAGGAGGACATGGCGCG CGAAACCTCCGCCACGGGAAACCCTGAGCAGCAATACAACCCCTGGTCCAACCAGTCCAACCCCTGGTCCGAGCCTGGCTACACCTCGGAATCTGTAGGGGAGCTGGACAAGCTGGCCTCGGGAGATGGACAGCATGTCACTCACATGAAGAAGCAGCAAGGCGTTCAG ACAGACGCCTGGACAGCAGACAAAGATGTTAACACCGATCTGGATTGGGAGTCACTGATG cggTCAGTGGATGAGTACAGCACCCACCTAGCCATGCAGTATGAGGAGCTGATGAAGCACCAGGAGGAGGATGAGGCTGATCATGGCAGCCAAGTAGACAGTCTGGTGCAGAAGAAGGATGAGGGGGTCCACCAGCAGCAG GCGCTGCTGGACAAAATTGAGTCCCTGCATGTGAAGCTTCAGCTGAACTGCTGCAAGACCACCCGCAAGAACTTTGCGGTCAAGAAGCAGGAGCTCAGCATGGAGAAAAGcaaaatggaggaggagaggaacag ACTGTCTCAGGAGCTGGAGGAGACCACCAGGAAGCTGGCTTTGCTGATAGAGGAGCAGAACCAGGAGAA GCTGATGTGGGAGCGGGAGCTAGCAGACCTGAACACTGAGATGGAGCGTCTACAGGAGGAGTCAGAGGAGACCACACAGAGAGCTCTACAGGAGGAG ATTGCAGCTCTGGAAATGCAGAGAGATGTGACCATGTCTGAGGTGGACGACTGGCTGAAAGAGGCTGACCAATACATAAACACACTTGG GTTAGACTCCTCCCAACAGCAGCACATGCACCACAGGCTGGAGTGGGAGAATAATGTGGCTGTGGTTCACAGCAGTTTGGCGGGACTACAG aaTCAGTTCAAGGATTACCTTCACTTGCTGCAACAGGGCCAACCAATGGAAAGCCTCCCTGGAATCACATTACCACCCTTACCCCAGGTTCCCATG ATGGGCCCTCCTAAAGCCATGGGGATGACCTTCACATCCCAGCAGCACCACCGTGCTGCTTTCACAGCCCCAGCCAGAGTAACCCCGCCACCtgccccctcctccactccccctgcCTCTGCTCTAGCCCAACACCCAGCCGCCCCACCTGTCTCCCAGTCCACCACTACCATGACCTCCGCCCAGTCCCTGCCCTCCAATAACCCCCCCACTGCTGGCAAACTGGACAATCTGCTgaagagactgggagacagattTCCACAGTGCAACAG aaccCAGCTTATGTCAGTTCTGCAGCAGATTAAGAATTCTCGGGGCACCATGGCTGGCATGTCTATTGATGACGTCATAAAGCAGGTGGCACAGAGACTGGCACAAAATGAGAAACCG GCACCAGGGCCTATCAGGCCTCCCTCTGCAGACAGGGGCGTTCCTGGCTACCCAGACCCAATCCAGCGCCCTCCAGGACCCATCCAGAGACCCACACATCCCCCTCAGAAACCTGCAGTGACCCAGGTCTTCCAGACCAGGCCCCCACAG CCTGTGGCTGTCAGTAATCGTAAGCTGTGCTTGATGTGCCAGAAACACTTGGAAGCAGACAGCCAGCACCCCATGAGCTgcgcacacactgtacataagGAT tgcATCAGTGTATGGCTGCAGTCGAGCAAGTACAATGCCTGTCCCTTCTGTCCAGCAAAGTGA
- the LOC112236569 gene encoding RING finger protein 214 isoform X3: protein MDEIDWGLALEEDMARETSATGNPEQQYNPWSNQSNPWSEPGYTSESVGELDKLASGDGQHVTHMKKQQGVQTDAWTADKDVNTDLDWESLMRSVDEYSTHLAMQYEELMKHQEEDEADHGSQVDSLVQKKDEGVHQQQALLDKIESLHVKLQLNCCKTTRKNFAVKKQELSMEKSKMEEERNRLSQELEETTRKLALLIEEQNQEKLMWERELADLNTEMERLQEESEETTQRALQEEIAALEMQRDVTMSEVDDWLKEADQYINTLGLDSSQQQHMHHRLEWENNVAVVHSSLAGLQNQFKDYLHLLQQGQPMESLPGITLPPLPQVPMMGPPKAMGMTFTSQQHHRAAFTAPARVTPPPAPSSTPPASALAQHPAAPPVSQSTTTMTSAQSLPSNNPPTAGKLDNLLKRLGDRFPQCNRTQLMSVLQQIKNSRGTMAGMSIDDVIKQVAQRLAQNEKPAPGPIRPPSADRGVPGYPDPIQRPPGPIQRPTHPPQKPAVTQVFQTRPPQCISVWLQSSKYNACPFCPAK, encoded by the exons atGGACGAAATCGACTGGGGATTGGCGCTGGAGGAGGACATGGCGCG CGAAACCTCCGCCACGGGAAACCCTGAGCAGCAATACAACCCCTGGTCCAACCAGTCCAACCCCTGGTCCGAGCCTGGCTACACCTCGGAATCTGTAGGGGAGCTGGACAAGCTGGCCTCGGGAGATGGACAGCATGTCACTCACATGAAGAAGCAGCAAGGCGTTCAG ACAGACGCCTGGACAGCAGACAAAGATGTTAACACCGATCTGGATTGGGAGTCACTGATG cggTCAGTGGATGAGTACAGCACCCACCTAGCCATGCAGTATGAGGAGCTGATGAAGCACCAGGAGGAGGATGAGGCTGATCATGGCAGCCAAGTAGACAGTCTGGTGCAGAAGAAGGATGAGGGGGTCCACCAGCAGCAG GCGCTGCTGGACAAAATTGAGTCCCTGCATGTGAAGCTTCAGCTGAACTGCTGCAAGACCACCCGCAAGAACTTTGCGGTCAAGAAGCAGGAGCTCAGCATGGAGAAAAGcaaaatggaggaggagaggaacag ACTGTCTCAGGAGCTGGAGGAGACCACCAGGAAGCTGGCTTTGCTGATAGAGGAGCAGAACCAGGAGAA GCTGATGTGGGAGCGGGAGCTAGCAGACCTGAACACTGAGATGGAGCGTCTACAGGAGGAGTCAGAGGAGACCACACAGAGAGCTCTACAGGAGGAG ATTGCAGCTCTGGAAATGCAGAGAGATGTGACCATGTCTGAGGTGGACGACTGGCTGAAAGAGGCTGACCAATACATAAACACACTTGG GTTAGACTCCTCCCAACAGCAGCACATGCACCACAGGCTGGAGTGGGAGAATAATGTGGCTGTGGTTCACAGCAGTTTGGCGGGACTACAG aaTCAGTTCAAGGATTACCTTCACTTGCTGCAACAGGGCCAACCAATGGAAAGCCTCCCTGGAATCACATTACCACCCTTACCCCAGGTTCCCATG ATGGGCCCTCCTAAAGCCATGGGGATGACCTTCACATCCCAGCAGCACCACCGTGCTGCTTTCACAGCCCCAGCCAGAGTAACCCCGCCACCtgccccctcctccactccccctgcCTCTGCTCTAGCCCAACACCCAGCCGCCCCACCTGTCTCCCAGTCCACCACTACCATGACCTCCGCCCAGTCCCTGCCCTCCAATAACCCCCCCACTGCTGGCAAACTGGACAATCTGCTgaagagactgggagacagattTCCACAGTGCAACAG aaccCAGCTTATGTCAGTTCTGCAGCAGATTAAGAATTCTCGGGGCACCATGGCTGGCATGTCTATTGATGACGTCATAAAGCAGGTGGCACAGAGACTGGCACAAAATGAGAAACCG GCACCAGGGCCTATCAGGCCTCCCTCTGCAGACAGGGGCGTTCCTGGCTACCCAGACCCAATCCAGCGCCCTCCAGGACCCATCCAGAGACCCACACATCCCCCTCAGAAACCTGCAGTGACCCAGGTCTTCCAGACCAGGCCCCCACAG tgcATCAGTGTATGGCTGCAGTCGAGCAAGTACAATGCCTGTCCCTTCTGTCCAGCAAAGTGA
- the LOC112236570 gene encoding myelin protein zero-like protein 2, protein MYRTWLQFLALLGGFAVPGVLRVGGMEVFMSNEVEAVNGTEVRLKCTFKSKHPVSLSSVTVSWNFRPLAPGDEESVFYYQDTAYPPTEGRFKGHVVWSGDILRQDASISLQDVPFTFNGTYTCQVRNLPDVHGINGEVTLRVVHKVSVSEIGMLAVAIGAAIAIVLVVLGIFVVFKYRKLNRHANTDLELQERELQERELNARVLEERELNGRVLEDRELNARVLEESELNARVQEERELNASVQEERELNASVLEERELNASVLEERELNASVLEERELNASVLEERELNAREKKEWKDPTVC, encoded by the exons ATGTATCGGACATGGCTACAGTTCCTCGCGCTTCTGGGTGGATTTGCAGTGCCAG GTGTGCTGCGAGTCGGTGGGATGGAGGTTTTTATGTCCAATGAGGTGGAAGCAGTGAACGGGACAGAAGTGAGACTGAAGTGCACCTTTAAGTCCAAACACCCCGTGTCCCTCTCCTCTGTGACTGTCTCCTGGAACTTCCGTCCCTTGGCCCCGGGAGACGAGGAGTCG gtgtttTACTACCAGGATACGGCATACCCCCCTACAGAGGGGCGGTTTAAGGGCCATGTGGTGTGGTCGGGGGACATCCTGAGACAGGACGCCTCCATCAGCCTCCAGGACGTTCCCTTCACCTTCAACGGTACCTACACCTGCCAGGTTCGCAACCTGCCTGACGTCCACGGCATCAATGGAGAGGTCACCCTCAGGGTCGTCCACAaag TCTCCGTCTCTGAGATAGGCATGCTGGCTGTAGCCATCGGGGCAGCCATCGCCATAGTCCTGGTGGTGCTGGGCATCTTTGTGGTGTTCAAGTACCGCAAACTCAACCGCCACGCCAACACAGACCTGGAGCTGCAGGAGAGGGAACTGCAGGAGAGAGAGTTAAATGCCAGGgtcctagaggagagagagttaaatGGCAGGGTCCTAGAGGATAGAGAGCTAAATGCCAGGGTCCTAGAGGAGAGCGAGTTAAATGCCAGGgtccaagaggagagagagctaaaTGCCAGTgtccaagaggagagagagctaaaTGCCAGTGtcctagaggagagagagctaaATGCCAGTGtcctagaggagagagagctaaATGCCAGTGtcctagaggagagagagctaaATGCCAGTGtcctagaggagagagagctaaATGCCAGGGAGAAGAAGGAGTGGAAGGACCCTACAGTGTGTTGA
- the LOC112236566 gene encoding platelet-activating factor acetylhydrolase IB subunit alpha2, whose amino-acid sequence MSGDEINPAAVAQAVEDVQGDDRWMSQHTRFVQECKDAEPEVLFIGDSMVQLMQQYEIWRELFSPLHALNFGIGGDTTCNVLWRLQNGELDNIRPKVTVVWVGTNNHEHSAEQVAGGILAIAQLLTSRLPKTKVVVLGLLARGDGPNPLREKNAAVNGFLRSWLPRLGQAQFLDVGAGFVHSDGTISTRDMFDFLHLTAAGYRAIAKPLSDLLLQILDETPEEKRASLV is encoded by the exons ATGAGTGGTGATGAGATTAACCCTGCAGCAGTGGCCCAGGCAGTAGAGGACGTACAGGGAGACGACCGCTGGATGTCCCAG CACACACGGTTTGTTCAGGAGTGTAAGGACGCGGAGCCGGAGGTGCTGTTTATAGGAGACTCCATGGTGCAGCTAATGCAGCAGTACGAG ATCTGGCGGGAGCTTTTCTCTCCACTGCACGCGCTCAACTTTGGAATCGGGGGAGACACCACCTGTAATGTGCTGTGGAGGCTGCAGAATGGAGAACTGGACAACATCAGGCCCAAG GTGACGGTGGTGTGGGTAGGAACCAACAATCACGAGCACTCAGCTGAGCAAGTTGCAGGGGGAATCCTTGCAATTGCACAGCTGCTCACCTCCCGTCTTCCAAAGACTAAGGTTGTTGTTCTG GGTCTGTTGGCACGGGGTGACGGGCCCAACCCGCTGCGGGAGAAGAATGCGGCAGTGAATGGCTTCCTGCGCTCCTGGCTGCCGCGGCTGGGCCAGGCCCAGTTCCTGGACGTGGGGGCGGGCTTTGTGCACTCTGACGGGACCATCTCCACACGGGACATGTTTGATTTCCTGCACCTGACGGCGGCGGGCTACCGGGCCATCGCCAAGCCCCTCAGTGACCTACTGCTGCAGATACTGGATGAGACGCCTGAGGAGAAGAGGGCCTCGCTGGTCTGA
- the LOC112236569 gene encoding RING finger protein 214 isoform X2: MDEIDWGLALEEDMARETSATGNPEQQYNPWSNQSNPWSEPGYTSESVGELDKLASGDGQHVTHMKKQQGVQTDAWTADKDVNTDLDWESLMRSVDEYSTHLAMQYEELMKHQEEDEADHGSQVDSLVQKKDEGVHQQQALLDKIESLHVKLQLNCCKTTRKNFAVKKQELSMEKSKMEEERNRLSQELEETTRKLALLIEEQNQEKLMWERELADLNTEMERLQEESEETTQRALQEEIAALEMQRDVTMSEVDDWLKEADQYINTLGLDSSQQQHMHHRLEWENNVAVVHSSLAGLQNQFKDYLHLLQQGQPMESLPGITLPPLPQVPMMGPPKAMGMTFTSQQHHRAAFTAPARVTPPPAPSSTPPASALAQHPAAPPVSQSTTTMTSAQSLPSNNPPTAGKLDNLLKRLGDRFPQCNRTQLMSVLQQIKNSRGTMAGMSIDDVIKQVAQRLAQNEKPAPGPIRPPSADRGVPGYPDPIQRPPGPIQRPTHPPQKPAVTQVFQTRPPQKHLEADSQHPMSCAHTVHKDCISVWLQSSKYNACPFCPAK; encoded by the exons atGGACGAAATCGACTGGGGATTGGCGCTGGAGGAGGACATGGCGCG CGAAACCTCCGCCACGGGAAACCCTGAGCAGCAATACAACCCCTGGTCCAACCAGTCCAACCCCTGGTCCGAGCCTGGCTACACCTCGGAATCTGTAGGGGAGCTGGACAAGCTGGCCTCGGGAGATGGACAGCATGTCACTCACATGAAGAAGCAGCAAGGCGTTCAG ACAGACGCCTGGACAGCAGACAAAGATGTTAACACCGATCTGGATTGGGAGTCACTGATG cggTCAGTGGATGAGTACAGCACCCACCTAGCCATGCAGTATGAGGAGCTGATGAAGCACCAGGAGGAGGATGAGGCTGATCATGGCAGCCAAGTAGACAGTCTGGTGCAGAAGAAGGATGAGGGGGTCCACCAGCAGCAG GCGCTGCTGGACAAAATTGAGTCCCTGCATGTGAAGCTTCAGCTGAACTGCTGCAAGACCACCCGCAAGAACTTTGCGGTCAAGAAGCAGGAGCTCAGCATGGAGAAAAGcaaaatggaggaggagaggaacag ACTGTCTCAGGAGCTGGAGGAGACCACCAGGAAGCTGGCTTTGCTGATAGAGGAGCAGAACCAGGAGAA GCTGATGTGGGAGCGGGAGCTAGCAGACCTGAACACTGAGATGGAGCGTCTACAGGAGGAGTCAGAGGAGACCACACAGAGAGCTCTACAGGAGGAG ATTGCAGCTCTGGAAATGCAGAGAGATGTGACCATGTCTGAGGTGGACGACTGGCTGAAAGAGGCTGACCAATACATAAACACACTTGG GTTAGACTCCTCCCAACAGCAGCACATGCACCACAGGCTGGAGTGGGAGAATAATGTGGCTGTGGTTCACAGCAGTTTGGCGGGACTACAG aaTCAGTTCAAGGATTACCTTCACTTGCTGCAACAGGGCCAACCAATGGAAAGCCTCCCTGGAATCACATTACCACCCTTACCCCAGGTTCCCATG ATGGGCCCTCCTAAAGCCATGGGGATGACCTTCACATCCCAGCAGCACCACCGTGCTGCTTTCACAGCCCCAGCCAGAGTAACCCCGCCACCtgccccctcctccactccccctgcCTCTGCTCTAGCCCAACACCCAGCCGCCCCACCTGTCTCCCAGTCCACCACTACCATGACCTCCGCCCAGTCCCTGCCCTCCAATAACCCCCCCACTGCTGGCAAACTGGACAATCTGCTgaagagactgggagacagattTCCACAGTGCAACAG aaccCAGCTTATGTCAGTTCTGCAGCAGATTAAGAATTCTCGGGGCACCATGGCTGGCATGTCTATTGATGACGTCATAAAGCAGGTGGCACAGAGACTGGCACAAAATGAGAAACCG GCACCAGGGCCTATCAGGCCTCCCTCTGCAGACAGGGGCGTTCCTGGCTACCCAGACCCAATCCAGCGCCCTCCAGGACCCATCCAGAGACCCACACATCCCCCTCAGAAACCTGCAGTGACCCAGGTCTTCCAGACCAGGCCCCCACAG AAACACTTGGAAGCAGACAGCCAGCACCCCATGAGCTgcgcacacactgtacataagGAT tgcATCAGTGTATGGCTGCAGTCGAGCAAGTACAATGCCTGTCCCTTCTGTCCAGCAAAGTGA